The genomic segment GAAAAGGGAAAACACAAGTATCCGTTTTTCCGTTTTTACTAAACCAAAAAGGGAACTATTCCATTATTTGTAACGACCCTAGTGGTGAGATTTCAGAAGTAGAGCCCTATTTGGAATCTGTTGGAATACAAACTGCTGTTTTAGATTTTGGTAAGAAAACGGGCGTATACTTTAATCCATTAGAAGGATGTAAAGAGAATATTACACAGATGCGAAAAGTTGCCAAAGCACTGATGAACGCGAATACCTCAGAAAAAGATTTCTTTACCATTTCCGCAGAAGATGTATTAGTGCTGTTTATTCAATACCTAATGGAATCCGAATCAAAGGTTTATCAGAACATTGCCAATGTGTACCGATTGATTTTAGAATACCAAGGAAACCCTCAAGTTATTGAAAAGCTATTCGCTACCAAAGCCAGTGAAGGGGTTTGGAGAAAGTTTAAAAGTTTGGCAGGAACATCAGACAATACCAGAAAATCGATTGTTGCCAGTTGTTTGTCTGCTATTAGTTTTATTGGAGATAATCCAACTTTGAGCGACATAACATCAGTAAGCACAATAAACTTTCGAGATTTTAGAGAAACACCACATGCTTTGTTTATACACGTACCTGTGGGTGATGTTCAATTCTATGCACCCATCTTAAATTTATTCTTTCAAGAATTTTATCGTTTTGCGTTTGCAGAACTTCCAAAAAAGGACGATTTAGAAATCTTTATGGTACTGGATGAGTTCGATACATTAGGTGCAATTCAAGATTATTCTACAATTATTTCAAATTCAAGAAAGGCTAAAATTCCACAGCAAATTATCATTCAACCTGAATTATGCAATAGATGATTTAAAATTTTGTATAAACGATTACGATTATTAGCTTTACAGTGAATTTAACACATAACCCAAATGGTTAATCTCCCTATAGAGTATTCAAGTAAGAAAGTCACCCCTTTTGGAGGGATGAGCTTAATGAAGCGTTTTATTGATCAAACAGAAATTAGAGAACAACTAGCACAATTAGATTTACCTCAACCAAGCTCTAATGCGGGTTATAATCCTGCACATATAACTGAAGCTTTTTGGTTGAGTATTTGGACAGGAGCCTCTCGTTATATCCATTGTGATTGGTTACGTTATGATAGCGCATTGCAAGAAATTTTTGGATGGAATCGTATGCCTTCACAAAGTACCTATAGTCGTTTTTTTGGCAAGTTTTCTCAAAAGCGCAATACAGAAGTATTTCCAAAGTTGCAACATTGGTTTTTCAAGCAATTAGATGTTGACAACTTAACTATAGATTTTGATAGCACAGTTATTACAAGATATGGAGAGCAACAAGGTAGCGCAAAAGGTTATAATCCCAATAAAAAAGGCAGGAACTCACATCACCCATTAATGGCCTTTGTGAGCCAAACCAGAATGGTTGCCAATGCTTGGTTAAGACCAGGCAATACAGCAGATAGTAGTAGCTGTAAAGAGTTTATGGAAGAAACCTTCAATGAAGCTTTAAAGGACAAAAGAGTTGGTTTAGTTCGTGCAGATAGTGGTTTTTACACACAAGATTTATTAGATTATCTAGAAGGCAAACAACTCAATTACATTATGGCAGCACGTATGTATCCAAATATAAAAAATACAGTTTGGAGTTTGGATAATTGGATAGAGCTCACAAAAGGAATTGAGCTTAATGAGATGATTTTTAACCATACAGATGGTAAGTCAAGGCGCTATATTGTCATAAAAAAGAAAGTAGAAGATCGTC from the Polaribacter cellanae genome contains:
- a CDS encoding type IV secretory system conjugative DNA transfer family protein, which gives rise to MSIIDTLSILKENVFHFLDTILQMMLGKDHRLKAGFGKASKILKRTHEGFCLDGIRSISIHQSCANVLTVAPSGKGKTQVSVFPFLLNQKGNYSIICNDPSGEISEVEPYLESVGIQTAVLDFGKKTGVYFNPLEGCKENITQMRKVAKALMNANTSEKDFFTISAEDVLVLFIQYLMESESKVYQNIANVYRLILEYQGNPQVIEKLFATKASEGVWRKFKSLAGTSDNTRKSIVASCLSAISFIGDNPTLSDITSVSTINFRDFRETPHALFIHVPVGDVQFYAPILNLFFQEFYRFAFAELPKKDDLEIFMVLDEFDTLGAIQDYSTIISNSRKAKIPQQIIIQPELCNR
- a CDS encoding IS1380 family transposase, which encodes MVNLPIEYSSKKVTPFGGMSLMKRFIDQTEIREQLAQLDLPQPSSNAGYNPAHITEAFWLSIWTGASRYIHCDWLRYDSALQEIFGWNRMPSQSTYSRFFGKFSQKRNTEVFPKLQHWFFKQLDVDNLTIDFDSTVITRYGEQQGSAKGYNPNKKGRNSHHPLMAFVSQTRMVANAWLRPGNTADSSSCKEFMEETFNEALKDKRVGLVRADSGFYTQDLLDYLEGKQLNYIMAARMYPNIKNTVWSLDNWIELTKGIELNEMIFNHTDGKSRRYIVIKKKVEDRPKAAGKLLFDDLPGYRFSCYVTNLDLPLDQVWNIYNTRADCENRIKELKEDFGLDNFCLKNFWATEASFRFIMVAYNLMSLFRHFALNHHNRATLKTLKVYCFALGAWTVNHANRKVLKIALNTKKRPWMDGLFSQINNLSPPFVYS